A region of the Deltaproteobacteria bacterium genome:
GTGCTCTGGGTCTTTGCCCAGCGCCGCTACCCCCTTGTCGACGGGCAAGAGGTCGTGGAAGTCCGGACCCGCCTCCGGGCTCTGATCTTCAGCGACGACATCCCCGGCCCACGGGAAGCGGTCCTCGTCGGCCTGATCAACGCCTGCGGCATGGTCGACACCCTGTTCGAGGAAAAGGAGCTGGCTCGGATCATACCCCGGCTGACCACCCTGTCCAAGCTCGAACTGATCGGCCGGGAGGTGGACCAGGCCATCGGCGAAATTTTCATGGCCATGACTTCCTATCGTGGCCGCCGCGCAACGGCCTGAGACGGGCTCCAACGCACCGGATTCGAACAGAACGATCTTCCCCGGGGAGGTATGATGACTTCCGGCAACGACACCCTCTGGGGCCATCCCAAGGGCCTCTACGTCCTGTTCTTCACCGAGATGTGGGAGCGCTTCTCCTACTACGGGATGCGGGCCCTCTTGATCTTTTACATGGTCAAGCATCTTCTGTTCACCCACGCCCATGCCTCCCAAGTCTACGGGCTGTACACCGGACTAGTCTACTTCACCCCCTTCTTCGGAGGCCTTTTGGCCGACCGGGTCCTGGGACAGCGCAAGACCGTCATCATAGGCGGGGTGCTCATGGCCTTGGGCCATTTCGTCATGGCCTTCGACGCCCTCCTCTACCCGGCCCTGGCTCTGCTCATCCTGGGTAACGGAGCCTTCAAGCCCAACATATCCACCCAGGTCGGGGCTCTGTACGAGCCCGGCGACCCCCGGCGGGACCGGGCCTTCAGTATCTTCTACGTGGGCGTCAACCTGGGCGCCTTCCTGTCCCCGTTCATCTGCGGAACCCTGGGTGAAATCTGGGGCTGGCACTACGGTTTTGGAGCCGCCGGAGTGGGCATGCTCATCGGCCTTGGCATCTATCTCTGGGGGCAGCGCTGGCTGGCACCGGACCCCCTGAACCAGAAAACGGCCCGCCCGGTCCACACCAAGGCATCCGAAAAACAGGACAAGAGCAGGATTCTGGGTCTCGTCGTTATCTGCCTGGTGGTCATGCTCTTCTGGGCCGCCTACGAACAGCAGGGCAACACCATCGCCATGTTCGCCGACGTGGACGTGGACCGTCACATCCTGGGATGGGAAGTCCCGGCCACTTGGTTCCAGGCCCTGAACCCCATGTTCATCTTCCTGCTCACGCCCCTGGTGACCAGCTTCTGGGCCTGGCAGTCCAGGCGCGGCAAGGAGCCGTCGTCGCCGACCAAGATGGCCATCGGCTGCTTCCTTCTGGCCGCATCCTTTCTGGTCCTCATCCCGCCGTCCGACGAACTGGCCGCCGTGGGCATCCCGGTCAGCATGCTCTGGCTGGTGGGCTTCAACGCCATCCTGACCCTTGGCGAGCTCTACCTCTCGCCGGTGGGCCTGTCCCTGGTCACCAAGCTGGCCCCGGTCCGCATGGTCTCCATGCTCATGGGCGTCTGGTTCCTGGCCCAGTTCGCCGGCAACTATACGGCCGGATACCTGGGCCGCCTCTGGGACACCTGGCCGCCGGAGTACTTCTTTCTGCTCGTCTCGGCCGTGGCCGCCCTGGCCGGTCTGACCATCGTGGCCCTGTGGGGGTTTCTGCGCCGCTCCATGGACGAGGGGAGATGAGGAGAACCGGCCGAGTTCGTTGACATCAACCAGGCCCTGGACTAATTTTTTATCTCAACAGGCTTTATTTTTTACAAATCCGCAACACGAGGTCCCTTCGGGCCCCAAGGAGGATGTGCCCATGAAACAGATAATGGTGATGATCGTGCTTCTAGCTTCGTTCACGGTCGCCCATGCGGCCGAGGACGTCGCGGTCAAGGCCAAGGCCGAGGGTGTGGCCACGTTCTATGCGAACATCACGGCCGTGGAGCCCATCATGGAGGCCTTCCAGGCCGACACCGGAGTCAAAGGTCAGTACACCCGGATATCCACCTCCAAATTCGTGGCCACTATCCTCACCGAGTTCGAGGCAGGCAAGCTCATGGCCGACGTGGTCCAGGGGCCGCTTCCGGTGCTGGAAATCCTCAAGCAGAAGGGCGTGCTGGCCCCGTATTCGTCCCCGGCCGCGGCCGGATATCCGGAATGGACCAGAAAGGACGAGGCAATCCAGCTCTTCGGCATCGAGTACGTGGGGCTCATCTACAACAAGGATCTGGTCAAGGCGGCCGACGCGCCCAAGCGCTACCAGGATCTGGCCGACCCAAAATGGAAGGACAAGATCGTCATGGCCAACCCGGCCAACCATGCCACGACTATCTCCTGGCTGGTGGGCCTCAAGGAAAACGTCTTTTCGAGCGAGGACGAGTGGCGGACCTTCCTGAAGGGCCTGGCCGCCAATAAACCCATGTTCGTGGCCTCCTTCGGTCCCACCCCGGCCCCGGTGGAGAGCGGCGAGAAGCTCATCGCCATCTCCATGCCCAAGTACATCATCACCAAGGCCCCGGCCCCGCTGGACTGGGCCCGACTGGAGCAGCCCCTGTTCGGTTCACCCCGCGCCATCGCCGTGACCGCCAATGCCCCGCACCCCAATGCCGCCAAACTCTTCGTGGACTACTGGCTGTCCGCGAAGGCCATGGGCATGCTGGCCACGGACGTGGGTGAATACGTCCTGGCCCCGGGAGTATTCCCGCCCATCGACGGCATGGACAAGGCCAAAGTTCTGCCCATTCGGGAACTCTCCGACGAGGAGATCCAAAAATGGGGGACCGAATTCCAGGCCATTTTTGACGTGAAGTAAACTGCTGGCCCAAGCCGCCCGGATCAAGACCCGGGCGGCTTTTTCGTTTCAACGAGGCCGTTTGCGGCCACCCACCGCTCTCCGGGAGGAACGCGCCCTGTCCGGAGACGACTACGGACACAGACCATGGAAATCCGGATCCAAGGCGTCAGCAAGCACTATTTTTCCGACGGCAAGACCATCAAAGCCCTGGACAATGTCGACCTGACCATCCCGGCCAATCAGATCTTCACCCTGCTCGGCCCAAGCGGGTGCGGCAAGACAACCCTGCTGCGCTGCATCGTCGGCCTGGAATCCCCGGATACGGGGGAAATCGTCATCGGCGACGAAGTTGTCTGGTCCAAGGCCAAGGGCATCTTCGTTCCCACGGAGCGCCGAGGCCTCGGCATGGTCTTCCAGACCTACGCCATCTGGCCGCACATGAACGTCTTCGACAACGTGGCCTACCCCCTGCAGACCAGAAAAACACCGCGGGACGTCATCCGGCAGAAGGTCGAGAAGACCCTGAAATTCGTACAGCTGGAAGGGTTCGAGAAGCGCCCGGCCACCAAGCTCTCCGGCGGACAACAGCAGCGCGTGGCCCTGGCCCGGGCCCTGGTGGCCGAACCCAAGGTCATCCTCTTCGACGAGCCCCTGAGCAACCTGGACGCCAAGCTCCGCGAGGAGACCCGTAAGGAACTCAGGGCCTTTCTGACCGAATTGTCCATCACGGCGGTCTACGTCACCCATGACCGCATCGAGGCCCTGGCCCTGTCCGACTCCATCGCGGTCATGCGCGCGGGCCGGATCATCGAACGGGGCTCCCCGCAAAAAATCTATTTCGACGCAGACCACCGCTTCGTGGCC
Encoded here:
- a CDS encoding extracellular solute-binding protein, with protein sequence MKQIMVMIVLLASFTVAHAAEDVAVKAKAEGVATFYANITAVEPIMEAFQADTGVKGQYTRISTSKFVATILTEFEAGKLMADVVQGPLPVLEILKQKGVLAPYSSPAAAGYPEWTRKDEAIQLFGIEYVGLIYNKDLVKAADAPKRYQDLADPKWKDKIVMANPANHATTISWLVGLKENVFSSEDEWRTFLKGLAANKPMFVASFGPTPAPVESGEKLIAISMPKYIITKAPAPLDWARLEQPLFGSPRAIAVTANAPHPNAAKLFVDYWLSAKAMGMLATDVGEYVLAPGVFPPIDGMDKAKVLPIRELSDEEIQKWGTEFQAIFDVK
- a CDS encoding MFS transporter, with the translated sequence MTSGNDTLWGHPKGLYVLFFTEMWERFSYYGMRALLIFYMVKHLLFTHAHASQVYGLYTGLVYFTPFFGGLLADRVLGQRKTVIIGGVLMALGHFVMAFDALLYPALALLILGNGAFKPNISTQVGALYEPGDPRRDRAFSIFYVGVNLGAFLSPFICGTLGEIWGWHYGFGAAGVGMLIGLGIYLWGQRWLAPDPLNQKTARPVHTKASEKQDKSRILGLVVICLVVMLFWAAYEQQGNTIAMFADVDVDRHILGWEVPATWFQALNPMFIFLLTPLVTSFWAWQSRRGKEPSSPTKMAIGCFLLAASFLVLIPPSDELAAVGIPVSMLWLVGFNAILTLGELYLSPVGLSLVTKLAPVRMVSMLMGVWFLAQFAGNYTAGYLGRLWDTWPPEYFFLLVSAVAALAGLTIVALWGFLRRSMDEGR
- a CDS encoding ABC transporter ATP-binding protein — translated: MEIRIQGVSKHYFSDGKTIKALDNVDLTIPANQIFTLLGPSGCGKTTLLRCIVGLESPDTGEIVIGDEVVWSKAKGIFVPTERRGLGMVFQTYAIWPHMNVFDNVAYPLQTRKTPRDVIRQKVEKTLKFVQLEGFEKRPATKLSGGQQQRVALARALVAEPKVILFDEPLSNLDAKLREETRKELRAFLTELSITAVYVTHDRIEALALSDSIAVMRAGRIIERGSPQKIYFDADHRFVADFIGRANLIQARVTSQTGDFTVVESPLGTISCQKRDFAVGSEATLCIRPEFIRVVSGDGPKGPNLVQGAVDSLVFVGEAFEMEIVANGQRLLAKVDADTRIQEGDPLHFVLNPAHCMLVEA
- a CDS encoding GPP34 family phosphoprotein, yielding VLWVFAQRRYPLVDGQEVVEVRTRLRALIFSDDIPGPREAVLVGLINACGMVDTLFEEKELARIIPRLTTLSKLELIGREVDQAIGEIFMAMTSYRGRRATA